A DNA window from Sulfitobacter noctilucicola contains the following coding sequences:
- a CDS encoding aldehyde dehydrogenase family protein, with protein MTVAEIFETMDYGTAPESAAEALAWLVDQGDRFGHFIDGAFTQPGDGFESRNPATGETLATLSQATQADVDNAVKAARKAQKGWENLGGHGRAKYLYALARLLQKHARLFAVLEVLDNGKPIREARDVDIPLAQRHFYYHAGMAQLMDSELPDAEALGVCGQIIPWNFPLLMLAWKVAPALATGNTVVLKPAEYTSLTALLFADICRQAGLPKGVVNIVTGDGAVGEMIVAADVDKIAFTGSTEVGRRIREATAGSGKALTLELGGKSPYIVFDDADLDSAVEGLVDAIWFNQGQVCCAGSRLLVHEPVADMFYAKLRARMDKLRVGSPLDKSIDVGALVDPVQLQSVTEMVGSNTAGQTHVAATDMPQSGCFYPPTLITGLNPADTLMQEEIFGPVLVSTTFRTPAEAVQLANNTRYGLAATVWSENINLALDIAPKLVAGVVWVNGTNLMDAAAGFGGVRESGFGREGGWEGLTAYTRPKGTAKPLKDIQPFTGEGGPLEGVDRTAKLYIGGKQSRPDGGYSAAVWGKNGKLIGHASIANRKDVRNAVEAAQAAKGWSKTTGHLRAQILYYIAENLDARADEFATRLDAMQGGKTGAKEVAASVKRLFTYAAWADKYDGQVHGVPIRGVALAMKEPVGVIGALCPAEAPLLGLVSCMAPAIAMGNRVILSASKPFPLAATDFIQVLETSDVPAGVVNILTGPQSDVAEPMARHMDIDAVWSFGAAELSATVEKGSASNLKRTWVNNGFTRDWSGQEGEGHAFLQAATEVKNIWIPYGE; from the coding sequence ATGACCGTGGCAGAGATTTTCGAGACAATGGACTACGGAACCGCCCCTGAATCCGCCGCAGAGGCGTTGGCATGGCTTGTAGATCAGGGCGACCGGTTCGGTCATTTTATCGATGGCGCATTCACCCAACCCGGTGACGGCTTTGAAAGCCGGAACCCCGCCACTGGCGAAACGCTGGCTACGCTTAGCCAGGCGACGCAGGCAGACGTAGACAATGCCGTGAAAGCCGCGCGAAAGGCGCAAAAGGGCTGGGAAAACCTGGGCGGGCACGGCCGCGCGAAATATCTTTATGCGCTGGCGCGTCTGTTGCAAAAACATGCGCGGCTTTTTGCGGTGCTCGAGGTGCTGGACAACGGCAAGCCCATTCGCGAGGCCCGCGATGTGGATATCCCTCTTGCCCAACGGCATTTCTACTATCACGCCGGTATGGCGCAGCTGATGGACAGCGAACTGCCTGACGCCGAAGCGCTGGGCGTTTGCGGCCAGATCATCCCGTGGAACTTCCCGCTGTTGATGTTGGCGTGGAAGGTCGCGCCCGCACTGGCGACAGGCAATACCGTGGTGCTGAAGCCTGCGGAATACACCTCTCTGACTGCGCTTTTGTTTGCTGACATCTGCCGTCAGGCGGGTCTGCCCAAAGGGGTCGTCAACATCGTGACCGGCGACGGGGCCGTGGGCGAAATGATCGTCGCGGCGGATGTCGACAAGATCGCCTTTACCGGATCAACCGAAGTGGGCCGCCGCATCCGCGAAGCGACAGCAGGATCAGGCAAGGCGCTGACGCTCGAACTGGGGGGCAAGTCGCCCTATATCGTTTTTGATGACGCCGATCTGGATTCCGCGGTTGAGGGGCTGGTCGATGCGATCTGGTTCAATCAGGGACAGGTTTGCTGTGCCGGATCGCGCCTCTTGGTGCATGAGCCCGTAGCTGACATGTTCTATGCCAAGCTGCGCGCGCGCATGGACAAGCTGCGCGTCGGCTCTCCGCTGGACAAAAGCATTGATGTAGGCGCGCTGGTCGATCCGGTTCAACTGCAATCGGTGACAGAGATGGTGGGCAGCAATACCGCCGGCCAGACCCATGTTGCCGCGACGGATATGCCGCAAAGCGGCTGTTTCTATCCGCCGACGCTGATCACCGGCCTGAACCCTGCCGACACCCTGATGCAGGAAGAGATTTTTGGCCCTGTGCTGGTTTCGACAACCTTCCGCACACCGGCAGAGGCAGTGCAGCTGGCCAATAACACACGTTACGGTCTGGCCGCGACGGTCTGGTCCGAGAATATCAATCTCGCTCTAGATATCGCACCCAAGCTGGTGGCGGGGGTTGTCTGGGTCAACGGCACGAACCTGATGGATGCAGCCGCCGGTTTCGGTGGTGTCCGCGAGAGCGGGTTTGGCCGCGAAGGCGGCTGGGAAGGGCTGACCGCCTATACCCGCCCCAAAGGAACCGCAAAGCCACTGAAGGACATTCAGCCCTTCACAGGCGAAGGCGGCCCGCTGGAAGGTGTCGACCGTACAGCAAAGCTTTACATCGGCGGCAAGCAATCCCGGCCTGATGGCGGCTACTCTGCCGCTGTTTGGGGCAAGAACGGCAAGTTGATCGGACATGCGAGCATCGCCAACCGCAAAGATGTGCGCAACGCAGTGGAGGCGGCGCAAGCGGCTAAGGGGTGGTCCAAGACCACAGGCCATCTGCGGGCGCAAATCCTGTACTATATCGCTGAAAATCTGGATGCCCGCGCGGATGAATTTGCCACACGTCTGGATGCGATGCAGGGCGGCAAAACCGGTGCAAAAGAGGTCGCAGCCTCGGTCAAGCGCCTGTTCACCTATGCCGCCTGGGCCGACAAGTATGACGGGCAGGTGCACGGCGTGCCAATCCGTGGTGTCGCGCTTGCCATGAAGGAACCTGTCGGTGTGATCGGGGCGCTATGTCCGGCGGAAGCGCCGTTGCTGGGGCTGGTGTCCTGCATGGCACCGGCGATTGCGATGGGCAACCGCGTGATCCTGTCCGCGTCGAAGCCCTTTCCGCTGGCCGCGACAGATTTCATTCAGGTACTGGAAACCTCTGACGTGCCTGCGGGTGTCGTGAACATCCTGACCGGCCCGCAAAGCGATGTGGCAGAGCCGATGGCCCGTCACATGGATATTGATGCGGTCTGGAGCTTTGGCGCGGCAGAGCTGAGTGCTACCGTCGAAAAAGGTTCCGCGAGCAACCTCAAGCGCACATGGGTCAACAACGGGTTTACCCGCGACTGGTCAGGTCAAGAAGGCGAAGGCCACGCGTTTCTCCAAGCCGCGACTGAGGTCAAGAATATCTGGATCCCCTACGGAGAGTAG
- the deoC gene encoding deoxyribose-phosphate aldolase produces the protein MSAPLTDSSTTAVAHGAAHLPQVTEPRNPGMPLDLNWVLSAQANTSAIERRAGSIGARRSVKKAHQAAWLLRAVTCIDLTTLSGDDTDRRVARLCAKARQPVAPALLDALGMAPITTGAVCVYHEMIPAAVEALRGTNIPIAAVSTGFPAGLSPFELRLREIEMSVAAGATEIDIVISRRHVLTGNWQALYDEMAAMRAACGDAHVKAILATGELGSLRNVARASLVCMMAGADFIKTSTGKESVNATLPVTLVMIRAIRDFYDRTGIRVGYKPAGGISKAKDAVTYLALMKEELGDRWLQPDLFRFGASSLLNDIERQLEHYVTGNYSAGYRHGTS, from the coding sequence ATGTCTGCCCCCCTGACCGATAGTTCAACCACCGCCGTAGCCCATGGCGCGGCGCACCTCCCGCAGGTCACCGAACCGCGCAATCCCGGCATGCCGCTTGACCTCAACTGGGTTCTCAGCGCGCAGGCCAATACATCTGCGATTGAACGCCGGGCCGGATCCATCGGGGCGCGCCGCTCGGTCAAAAAGGCGCATCAAGCCGCGTGGCTGTTGCGGGCTGTCACCTGCATCGACCTAACCACCCTATCGGGTGATGACACCGACCGCCGTGTGGCGCGTCTGTGTGCGAAAGCGCGTCAACCCGTGGCTCCTGCCTTGCTGGACGCCTTGGGCATGGCCCCGATTACCACCGGTGCGGTCTGTGTCTATCACGAGATGATCCCCGCCGCCGTCGAGGCGCTGCGCGGAACCAACATCCCGATCGCCGCTGTTTCAACCGGCTTTCCTGCGGGGTTGTCGCCATTCGAGCTGCGCCTGCGCGAGATCGAGATGAGCGTGGCCGCAGGGGCAACCGAGATTGATATTGTTATTTCCCGCCGCCACGTCCTGACCGGCAACTGGCAGGCGCTTTACGATGAGATGGCGGCCATGCGCGCGGCCTGTGGGGATGCGCACGTCAAGGCGATCCTCGCCACCGGCGAATTGGGCAGCCTGCGCAATGTCGCGCGCGCCTCGCTGGTTTGCATGATGGCCGGTGCCGATTTCATCAAAACGTCAACCGGCAAGGAAAGCGTCAACGCGACCCTGCCTGTTACCTTGGTGATGATCCGCGCAATCCGCGATTTCTATGACCGCACCGGCATCCGCGTCGGATACAAACCGGCGGGTGGAATATCAAAAGCCAAGGATGCAGTCACATATCTGGCCCTGATGAAAGAGGAGCTGGGCGACCGCTGGTTGCAACCCGATCTTTTCCGCTTTGGCGCATCATCGCTGCTGAATGATATCGAGCGGCAGCTGGAGCACTACGTGACCGGAAACTACTCCGCAGGGTATCGTCATGGCACAAGCTAA
- the uraH gene encoding hydroxyisourate hydrolase, giving the protein MTQGYLTTHVLDTARGCPAAGLPITLYRLEGDDRILLAQMTTNADGRTDSPILPKDRFATGTYELLFDCTAYLDANAAPANAPRFLDQIPIRFGINDADAHYHVPLLLSPFGYSTYRGS; this is encoded by the coding sequence ATGACCCAAGGCTACCTGACAACTCATGTTCTGGACACAGCACGCGGCTGTCCCGCCGCGGGGCTGCCAATCACTTTGTACCGCCTTGAGGGCGATGACCGTATCCTCCTTGCACAGATGACCACAAACGCTGACGGACGCACCGACAGCCCCATTTTGCCCAAGGACAGGTTTGCAACGGGCACCTATGAGCTGCTTTTTGATTGCACCGCTTATCTTGATGCAAACGCGGCCCCCGCAAACGCGCCGCGGTTTCTGGATCAAATTCCGATCCGCTTTGGCATCAACGACGCGGATGCCCACTACCATGTGCCGCTGCTCTTATCGCCCTTCGGCTACTCCACCTATCGCGGGTCCTGA
- a CDS encoding rhodanese-like domain-containing protein, with protein sequence MPSSFVRAVSALTFCATGAVAQEQLTQASASFLFNGQQVTIARDAGQSPAIAQQFTSSTDSCGGSCIAPMQAAPGVTTLGELEVMRFLSQDVAGGQGLMVDARVPQDRAKGFIPGSVNLPFSTLDSSNAFRSDILRAIGAREFDGLFNFSDARTLLVYDSGPTSDDAHRLISNLLDAGYPPEMLMYYRGGMQVWAALGFSIQTEGS encoded by the coding sequence ATGCCAAGCTCTTTTGTGCGGGCCGTGAGCGCTTTGACGTTTTGTGCAACGGGAGCTGTCGCTCAGGAACAGCTGACACAGGCGAGCGCATCGTTTCTCTTTAACGGACAGCAGGTCACCATCGCACGTGATGCAGGGCAATCCCCCGCGATTGCGCAGCAGTTTACCAGCAGTACTGACTCATGTGGCGGGTCCTGTATCGCGCCGATGCAGGCAGCACCGGGTGTGACCACACTGGGCGAGCTTGAGGTGATGCGCTTTTTGTCCCAAGACGTGGCCGGTGGTCAGGGGTTGATGGTTGATGCCCGCGTTCCGCAGGACCGCGCCAAGGGTTTCATCCCCGGCAGCGTGAACCTGCCATTCAGCACACTGGATAGTTCGAACGCATTCCGTTCCGACATTCTGCGTGCCATCGGTGCCCGCGAATTCGACGGGCTCTTTAACTTTTCCGACGCGCGGACACTGCTGGTCTATGACAGTGGCCCGACAAGTGATGATGCGCATCGTCTGATTTCGAACCTTCTGGATGCGGGTTATCCGCCAGAGATGCTGATGTACTACCGTGGCGGCATGCAGGTATGGGCCGCATTGGGGTTTAGCATCCAGACCGAGGGGTCTTGA
- a CDS encoding LysM peptidoglycan-binding domain-containing protein: MLKDIDPVTPSVRFDNYVIPETVRQGKDQWQPTIQPNTANTQPASTGFKVSGFQVTGLMAAVSGIAFLTFVLGIMVALKFSDAGNAAVAELPADNELQEVSRTATPDLTATPVAPVPVLPAAAAPSAIDADVLKSLQPLSRERSLTEEEITQRTLEAEAIVNRNKLRMLREGVLAGVYSVKEQEEDGIRRLVLTTVNAELSRKTMANLLLEAAQRGDAQIPASLSAASGGYDMDTTLFNLIQTSLMNDATPESTQAAREMSRRAFLASSAKTEMVNGQRHYTVRRGDSLASIALNFFGMPSAYLQIFEANKNTLASPDQLQTGRQLIIPLQK; encoded by the coding sequence ATGTTGAAAGATATTGATCCCGTCACGCCCAGCGTCCGGTTCGACAACTATGTGATCCCCGAGACTGTCCGTCAGGGCAAGGATCAGTGGCAGCCGACGATCCAGCCCAACACGGCCAACACACAGCCTGCGTCGACCGGTTTCAAGGTGTCGGGGTTTCAGGTGACAGGTCTGATGGCTGCGGTCAGCGGCATTGCGTTTCTGACATTTGTTCTGGGCATCATGGTGGCGCTCAAATTCAGTGACGCAGGAAATGCCGCCGTTGCCGAACTGCCAGCAGATAACGAACTGCAGGAAGTCAGCCGCACAGCGACGCCTGATCTGACGGCCACACCTGTGGCACCCGTTCCCGTTTTGCCCGCAGCGGCGGCCCCCTCGGCGATCGATGCTGACGTGCTCAAAAGCCTCCAGCCGCTTTCCCGAGAACGCAGCCTAACCGAAGAAGAGATCACCCAGCGGACGCTGGAAGCCGAAGCGATTGTGAACCGCAACAAGCTGCGGATGTTGCGCGAAGGTGTGCTTGCCGGTGTTTATAGCGTAAAGGAGCAGGAAGAGGACGGCATTCGCCGTTTGGTTCTCACGACAGTCAATGCCGAGCTGAGTCGTAAGACGATGGCGAACCTGTTGCTTGAAGCAGCCCAGCGCGGTGATGCGCAGATCCCTGCCTCGCTGAGTGCAGCGAGTGGCGGGTATGACATGGACACGACGCTGTTCAACCTGATCCAGACCTCGCTCATGAACGATGCCACGCCTGAAAGCACGCAAGCCGCCCGCGAGATGAGCCGCCGTGCATTCCTCGCGTCCTCTGCCAAGACCGAGATGGTGAACGGTCAGCGTCATTACACAGTTCGGCGTGGCGACAGCCTTGCGTCTATCGCACTGAATTTCTTTGGTATGCCCAGCGCGTATCTGCAAATTTTCGAGGCCAACAAGAATACGCTCGCGTCACCTGACCAGTTACAGACCGGCCGACAGCTAATAATCCCTCTACAAAAATAA
- the puuE gene encoding allantoinase PuuE, producing MNRYPRDFRGYGATPPDAAWPGGARIAVQFVVNYEEGGENCLLHGDAASEAFLSEIVGAAPWPAQRHWNMESIYDYGARAGFWRLHRLFTGAQIPVTVYGVASALARAPEQVEAMKDAGWEIASHGLKWIDYKDHDAKAESADMSEAIRLHTEVVGQAPRGWYCGRTSVNTVALAANTQAFDYISDTYDDDLPYWMDADGRDQLIIPYTLDCNDMRFATPQGFNSGDQFYAYLRDTFDALYAEGTEGAAKMMSVGLHCRLVGRPGRVLALRRFIEYIQGFEGVWTPRRIDIAEHWRMAHPPAPRGLQPSRMAKAAFIETFGGIFEHSPWIAERAFDLELGPAHDSAAGIHSALCRMFRSATRAERLGVLNAHPDLAGKLAAAKSLTAESTAEQASAGLDALTDKERTTFTELNAAYVAKHGFPFIIAVKDHDKPAILRAFEARIAHETEAEFLTACTQVERIARLRLEDLF from the coding sequence ATGAACAGATACCCCAGAGATTTTCGCGGCTATGGTGCGACACCGCCTGACGCCGCATGGCCCGGCGGTGCGCGGATCGCCGTGCAATTTGTCGTGAACTACGAAGAAGGCGGCGAGAATTGCCTGCTGCATGGCGATGCAGCGTCAGAGGCGTTTCTGTCAGAGATCGTAGGTGCAGCACCTTGGCCCGCCCAGCGCCATTGGAACATGGAATCGATTTATGATTACGGCGCAAGAGCGGGGTTCTGGCGTCTGCACCGATTGTTCACCGGCGCGCAGATACCTGTAACGGTCTACGGCGTAGCGTCCGCGTTGGCGCGGGCCCCTGAACAGGTTGAAGCGATGAAAGATGCGGGCTGGGAAATTGCCAGCCACGGGTTGAAGTGGATTGATTACAAGGATCACGACGCAAAGGCCGAAAGTGCCGATATGTCCGAAGCGATCCGCCTGCACACGGAGGTTGTGGGGCAGGCACCGCGTGGTTGGTACTGCGGGCGCACGTCGGTCAACACAGTGGCTCTGGCGGCAAATACGCAAGCCTTCGACTATATCTCTGACACCTACGATGATGATCTGCCCTATTGGATGGATGCGGACGGGCGGGACCAGCTGATTATTCCCTATACGCTGGATTGTAACGACATGCGTTTTGCCACGCCGCAGGGGTTCAACTCGGGCGATCAATTCTATGCCTATCTGCGTGATACCTTCGATGCGCTTTATGCCGAGGGCACAGAGGGTGCGGCCAAGATGATGTCGGTGGGATTGCATTGCCGTCTGGTGGGGCGGCCCGGTCGTGTGCTGGCACTAAGGCGGTTCATTGAATATATTCAGGGGTTTGAGGGCGTCTGGACGCCGCGCCGGATTGATATTGCGGAGCATTGGCGCATGGCGCATCCGCCCGCGCCGCGGGGCTTGCAACCAAGCCGGATGGCAAAAGCCGCGTTTATCGAGACTTTTGGCGGCATCTTTGAGCACTCGCCCTGGATTGCCGAGCGTGCTTTCGATCTGGAGCTGGGTCCAGCCCATGACAGTGCCGCAGGCATTCACAGCGCGTTGTGCCGTATGTTCCGCTCCGCAACGCGGGCTGAAAGGCTGGGCGTTCTAAACGCGCACCCCGATCTCGCGGGGAAACTCGCCGCTGCGAAAAGCCTGACAGCCGAGAGCACAGCAGAACAGGCAAGTGCGGGTCTGGATGCGCTGACGGATAAAGAGCGCACCACATTCACCGAATTGAACGCGGCTTATGTGGCCAAGCACGGGTTCCCGTTCATCATTGCGGTGAAAGACCACGATAAGCCGGCTATTCTGCGGGCATTCGAAGCGCGCATCGCACATGAGACCGAAGCCGAATTTCTAACCGCCTGTACGCAGGTGGAACGTATCGCGCGCCTGCGACTGGAGGATTTGTTTTGA
- a CDS encoding bifunctional allantoicase/(S)-ureidoglycine aminohydrolase: protein MTYGFPPGGLPDQSVHPDGTAVFTSAYAVIPAVTQRDIVTSFLPGWKDMRMWVLARPLSGFAETFSQYAVEVMPGGGSDTPEVDPEAQSVIFVTDGTLTLNIDGAKHKLTDGGYAYVPPDAVWTLWNDGDGPARFHWVRKRYVGAEGVDLPEAFVTSDQETAPVVMPDCDGVWATTRFVDPADLRHDMHVNIVTFQPGGRIPFAETHVMEHGLYVLQGTADYLLNKDWVPVGPGDFMWLRAFCPQACITTGDEPFRYLLYKDVNRHMPL, encoded by the coding sequence TTGACATACGGTTTCCCACCCGGCGGGTTGCCGGATCAGTCTGTGCATCCGGATGGCACTGCTGTTTTCACCTCCGCTTATGCGGTCATCCCTGCGGTCACCCAGCGTGACATCGTCACCAGCTTTTTGCCGGGCTGGAAAGACATGCGGATGTGGGTTCTTGCGCGACCGCTAAGCGGATTTGCCGAGACGTTTTCCCAATACGCTGTCGAAGTGATGCCCGGTGGCGGATCGGACACGCCCGAGGTCGATCCCGAAGCGCAATCGGTGATTTTCGTGACGGATGGCACGCTGACGCTCAATATTGACGGTGCCAAGCACAAGCTGACGGACGGCGGCTATGCCTATGTGCCACCAGACGCGGTCTGGACCTTGTGGAACGATGGCGACGGGCCTGCACGCTTCCATTGGGTGCGCAAACGCTATGTCGGTGCCGAGGGTGTGGACTTGCCGGAAGCATTCGTCACATCGGATCAGGAAACCGCGCCAGTTGTGATGCCCGACTGCGATGGTGTCTGGGCGACGACCCGCTTTGTTGATCCTGCTGATCTGCGCCACGACATGCACGTCAACATTGTGACGTTCCAGCCCGGCGGCCGCATCCCGTTCGCAGAGACGCATGTGATGGAGCACGGGCTTTATGTGCTGCAGGGCACGGCAGATTATCTGCTTAACAAGGATTGGGTCCCGGTCGGACCCGGTGATTTCATGTGGCTGCGGGCGTTCTGCCCTCAGGCCTGCATCACGACCGGCGACGAGCCATTCCGCTATTTACTTTACAAGGACGTGAACCGGCACATGCCGCTATGA
- a CDS encoding ureidoglycolate lyase — protein MSREITIEPLTPDAFAPFGDVLDASGQPDKIINAGLCGRHHDLAQMDFGQGGRAGISIFNAQARSLPYAVTLLERHPDGSQAFLPLTANPFLVIVAPDNAGEPGVPRAFITAPHQGINFYRSVWHGVLTPLSAPGLFAVVDRIGDTPNLEEVLLDPPYLIVPSTSEP, from the coding sequence ATGAGCCGCGAGATCACGATTGAGCCGCTGACACCTGACGCGTTTGCACCTTTTGGCGACGTGTTGGACGCGTCGGGACAACCGGACAAGATCATCAATGCGGGTCTATGCGGCCGTCATCACGATCTGGCGCAGATGGATTTCGGGCAGGGCGGCCGTGCCGGCATCAGCATCTTCAACGCGCAGGCCCGCAGCCTGCCTTATGCGGTGACGTTGCTGGAACGGCATCCCGATGGCTCGCAGGCGTTCCTGCCGCTGACAGCAAATCCGTTTCTCGTGATTGTCGCCCCCGATAACGCGGGCGAACCCGGTGTACCCCGTGCATTTATCACTGCGCCGCATCAGGGTATCAATTTCTACCGCAGTGTCTGGCATGGCGTTCTGACGCCACTTTCTGCGCCGGGTTTGTTCGCTGTCGTCGACAGGATTGGCGATACGCCCAACCTTGAGGAAGTTTTGCTTGATCCGCCCTACCTCATAGTCCCTAGTACCTCCGAGCCTTAA
- a CDS encoding uracil-xanthine permease family protein, with product MTDSTVGGYSDPNLTPPLGEAIPLGLQHVLAMFASNVTPSIIVAGAAGLAFGGAEQVYLIQMAMLFAGIATLFQTVGFGPIGARLPIMQGTSFAFVGVLAGVAATQGLSVALSACIIAGIIHFALGSVIGSLRWLFPPLITGLVILAIGLYLIPVAIKYAAGGAASFQMEAESFGSLMHWTVALSVVIVALILKFFTKGTLSNAAILIGLIVGYLVALAFGMVNFAPVAKASWITGIAPLPYGFEFSLGAVIAVTLVSIVSAIETVGDTSATTKAGAGREATDREIAGATYADGLGTAVAGVFGGLPNTSFSQNVGIVGMTGIMSRHVVTIGAIILIICGLMPKIGAVIASMPLPVLGGGVIVMFGMVAAAGLNMLSEVNMNRRNMVIIAVSLAAGLGLNLVPTAVQYLPGVIKTLATSAVAPTALVAIFLNLVLPEEV from the coding sequence ATGACCGATTCAACTGTGGGTGGCTATAGCGACCCGAACCTCACGCCGCCCTTGGGGGAAGCCATTCCGCTGGGCTTGCAGCATGTGCTGGCGATGTTTGCCTCTAACGTGACGCCGTCAATTATTGTGGCTGGTGCCGCAGGTCTCGCGTTTGGCGGGGCGGAGCAGGTGTACCTGATCCAGATGGCGATGCTTTTTGCCGGAATTGCGACGCTGTTTCAAACAGTCGGTTTCGGTCCGATTGGTGCGCGATTGCCGATTATGCAAGGCACAAGCTTTGCGTTTGTGGGCGTGCTGGCAGGGGTCGCAGCGACCCAAGGATTGAGCGTGGCCCTATCGGCCTGCATCATCGCCGGTATCATCCACTTCGCGTTGGGATCGGTCATTGGTAGCCTGCGCTGGCTGTTCCCGCCGCTGATTACCGGATTGGTCATTCTGGCCATCGGTTTGTACCTGATCCCTGTTGCGATCAAATACGCAGCGGGCGGCGCGGCAAGCTTCCAGATGGAAGCAGAAAGCTTTGGATCACTGATGCACTGGACCGTTGCGCTGTCGGTGGTGATCGTCGCGCTGATCCTCAAGTTTTTCACCAAAGGCACGCTGAGCAATGCGGCAATCCTGATCGGTTTGATCGTCGGTTATCTTGTGGCGCTGGCCTTTGGAATGGTCAACTTTGCACCCGTTGCGAAAGCAAGCTGGATCACCGGCATCGCACCGCTGCCGTATGGCTTCGAGTTCTCGCTGGGCGCTGTGATCGCCGTAACGCTGGTGTCGATTGTTTCCGCAATCGAAACAGTTGGGGACACCTCTGCCACGACCAAAGCAGGTGCCGGACGCGAGGCGACCGACCGTGAAATTGCGGGTGCGACCTATGCGGACGGGCTGGGAACGGCAGTTGCGGGTGTCTTTGGCGGGTTGCCAAACACATCGTTCAGCCAAAATGTTGGCATTGTCGGGATGACCGGCATTATGTCGCGTCACGTCGTAACCATCGGGGCGATCATTCTGATTATCTGTGGCCTGATGCCCAAGATCGGGGCCGTGATCGCTTCCATGCCTCTGCCCGTTTTGGGCGGTGGTGTGATCGTGATGTTCGGAATGGTTGCGGCCGCAGGGCTGAATATGCTGTCCGAGGTCAACATGAACCGCCGCAACATGGTAATCATCGCGGTTTCGCTGGCCGCAGGTCTGGGTCTGAACCTTGTGCCAACTGCCGTGCAGTATCTTCCGGGTGTAATCAAGACGCTGGCCACCTCTGCAGTGGCACCGACTGCGCTGGTCGCGATCTTCCTCAACCTTGTGTTGCCCGAAGAAGTCTGA
- a CDS encoding urate hydroxylase PuuD — MYDLAAMSSWIEFAVRWVHVIVGIAWIGSSFYFIALDLGLHRDRNLKSGADGEEWQVHGGGFYHVQKYLVAPAQMPDDLVWFKWESYSTWLSGFALLILVYYFGAEFYLVDPAVADIGIPFAILISMASLGFGWVAYDLICKSRFGDDNTRLMIGLYVILVAMAYFYTSVFSGRAALLHLGAFTATIMSGNVFFTIMPNQRVVVADLQAGRTPDAKYGKIAKQRSTHNNYLTLPVIFLMLSNHYPLAFASEANWIIASLVFLMGVTIRHYFNTIHARKGDPIWTWLATALLFIVIMWLSTAPMFRAEEPVEAQGPAVRFAQAEGFDKVQNIVTGRCSMCHAAEPAWEGLHWPPKGVRLETEHQIAMAAKQIYLQAGLTHAMPPANLSYMQQNERAQIVAWYKAATQD, encoded by the coding sequence ATGTACGACCTTGCCGCCATGTCCTCCTGGATCGAATTTGCCGTGCGCTGGGTCCATGTGATTGTTGGCATCGCCTGGATCGGGTCGTCCTTTTATTTCATTGCGCTTGATCTGGGGCTGCACCGCGACCGCAATTTGAAAAGTGGTGCGGATGGCGAAGAATGGCAGGTGCATGGCGGCGGGTTTTACCATGTTCAAAAGTATCTCGTCGCCCCCGCGCAAATGCCAGATGATCTGGTCTGGTTTAAATGGGAAAGTTATTCCACCTGGTTGTCCGGCTTTGCCCTGCTGATCCTCGTTTACTACTTCGGTGCCGAATTCTATCTGGTCGATCCGGCTGTCGCAGATATCGGCATTCCGTTTGCCATACTGATCTCAATGGCGTCGTTGGGGTTTGGATGGGTCGCCTATGATCTGATTTGCAAAAGCCGCTTTGGCGATGACAATACGCGCTTGATGATCGGCCTCTATGTGATCCTTGTCGCCATGGCGTATTTCTACACATCGGTGTTTTCGGGACGGGCGGCGCTGCTGCACCTCGGCGCGTTCACAGCCACGATCATGTCCGGCAATGTGTTCTTTACGATCATGCCCAACCAACGCGTCGTCGTGGCGGACCTGCAAGCAGGGCGCACGCCGGATGCCAAGTACGGCAAGATCGCCAAACAGCGCAGCACACATAACAATTATCTGACGCTGCCGGTGATCTTTCTGATGCTGTCGAACCACTATCCGCTGGCCTTCGCGTCAGAGGCAAACTGGATCATCGCATCGCTGGTGTTTTTGATGGGCGTCACGATCCGGCATTACTTTAATACGATCCACGCCCGCAAAGGCGACCCGATCTGGACGTGGTTGGCCACGGCGCTGCTGTTCATCGTCATTATGTGGCTGTCCACCGCGCCCATGTTCCGCGCGGAAGAGCCGGTCGAGGCGCAGGGGCCGGCGGTGCGATTTGCGCAGGCTGAAGGGTTCGACAAAGTGCAGAACATCGTGACGGGTCGTTGTTCAATGTGCCATGCAGCAGAGCCTGCATGGGAGGGCCTGCATTGGCCACCCAAAGGGGTGCGTCTGGAGACGGAGCACCAGATTGCGATGGCGGCAAAGCAGATTTACTTACAGGCAGGTTTGACCCACGCCATGCCCCCCGCGAACCTGAGCTATATGCAGCAAAACGAACGGGCGCAGATCGTGGCGTGGTACAAGGCCGCGACGCAGGACTGA